From Microcaecilia unicolor chromosome 11, aMicUni1.1, whole genome shotgun sequence, the proteins below share one genomic window:
- the RNF126 gene encoding E3 ubiquitin-protein ligase RNF126, with product MAEASPRPGRYFCHCCSAEIFPRLPDYICPQCESGFIEELPDETRNTEDNSTTSTNSSDQNQYPFENLDQHVFTLPHGYGQFAFGVFDDSFEFPGFGSTNQSEDNRETENRREREQQSRQRYGARQPRARRYAHRTVGRHEGVPTLEGIIQQLVNGIIAPAAVPNLGLGPWGVLHSNPMDYAWGANGLDAIITQLLNQFENTGPPPADKEKIQALPTVQITEEHVGSALECPVCKDDYTVGENVRQLPCNHLFHNDCIVPWLEQHDTCPVCRKSLSGQNTATNPPGLTGMDFSSSSSSSSSSSPSTETSANNS from the exons ATGGCGGAGGCTTCCCCGCGGCCTGGACGATATTTCTGTCATTGCTGCTCGGCCGAGATCTTCCCGCGACTGCCG GACTATATTTGTCCACAGTGTGAATCTGGCTTTATTGAGGAGCTTCCAGATGAGACCAG aAATACAGAAGACAATTCCACCACCTCAACCAACTCCAGTGATCAAAATCAGTATCCGTTTGAA AATTTGGATCAGCATGTCTTCACTTTGCCACACGGCTACGGGCAGTTTGCATTTGGCGTTTTTGATGACAGCTTTGAATTTCCTGGTTTTGGGTCCACTAACCAGTCTGAGGACAACAGGGAAACAGaaaacaggagagagagggagcaacagTCTCGGCAGAGATACGGAGCACGGCAGCCTAGAGCACGGCGCTATGCCCACCGCACCGTTGGCCGACATGAGGGCGTGCCCACATTGGAAGG AATTATACAGCAATTGGTAAATGGAATTATTGCACCAGCAGCGGTGCCAAACCTGGGACTAGGACCGTG GGGGGTTTTACATTCCAATCCAATGGACTATGCCTGGGGTGCCAACGGGCTGGATGCTATTATCACTCAG TTACTAAATCAATTTGAGAACACTGGACCTCCTCCGGCAGACAAGGAGAAGATCCAGGCACTTCCAACTGTACAGATAACAGAAGAACACGTAG GTTCTGCGTTGGAGTGTCCAGTGTGTAAAGACGATTATACAGTAGGAGAAAATGTCAGGCAGTTACCGTGCAACCATCTTTTCCACAATGACTGTATTGTCCCCTGGCTAGAGCAG CATGACACGTGTCCAGTGTGCCGGAAGAGTTTAAGTGGACAGAACACAGCCACAAACCCCCCAGGACTGACTGGAATGGatttttcctcttcctcctcctcttcctcttccagtTCACCCAGTACTGAGACTTCTGCAAATAACTCATGA